The sequence TCGGCGGCGCGATATCGCGCGTAACTGGTTGCATAGAATAATATTGACTATGCAAGTAAATCTCAAGATACTTCGCACACTGCATCCGTGGAGTGTTGCTAATCAGCACGTCGGGCGGCGGGTTGTGCAGCGGTTTTCCTGTCTAGGCAGGTAAACTTCTCACCGTCTTCCCGGCTGCCGGTTTATGAGTCCCATGAGTGACGACCTCTACGATCCCGACGAGATCCAGCTCGAATCGAGTCTCGGCTACTACCTGACCAAAGCACGCAACGTGCTGATGGACCGGATGGACCGCGCGCTCGAGCCGCTCGACCTGACTTCGCAGCAGGTCGGCGTCGTGCTGCTGCTTGCGAACGGCCGGGCCCGGACCTCGCAGGAGCTCTCTCGCGCGCTGTCGTATGACAGCGGGTCGATGACGCGCATGCTCGATCGTCTCGAGAAGAAGGGGCTGATCGTGCGTAACCGGAGCGCCGCGGACCGGCGTGTCGTGTGTCTCGCGCTGACTGAGCAGGGGATTGCCGCCTCGCGCCAGCTGCCCCGGTTGGGCGCCGCGGCGCTGAACGAGCAGTTGCGCGGTTTTTCGGCCGATGAGCTGGGAACGATGATCGGACTGCTCGCGCGTTTCATCGCCAACGGTCCGGAGGGTTCGATCGCGTCGTGTCTCGGTGATCGGGCGGATGCCGCAGATGAGCCGCAAGCGGGGAGCGCCAAGCAGAACCCGGCGTAGAGGCGAGGCCCGCGCAGCGCTCGCGGCCGGCAGCAGCGCTTAGGCAATTCGCTCGATATACGGGCTGCGAGCGCCGAAGTATCGTCTGAACTATAGGTGGCTGCCAGGCACTTAGCTGTCTGGGCAGATAATGCGGTGGCATGAAAATTGAGCCTCTTCGGCTCGCGAAATAAGTGCAAGGACAAGGTTTCCATTGCACGCACGGAGGTAATTCGAATGACCAGCACCGCAGCTTCCGACGTCCCGGCGCCCGACGCATCGTCGGGCGCCGAGGGCGGCTTGGCGCCCTTGCAAGGCGGCACGCTTGCGCTTCTGACGGTCGGGCTCGCGCTCGGCACCTTCATGGAAGTGCTCGATACGTCGATCGCGAACGTCGCGGTGCCGACGATCTCGGGCAGCCTCGGCGTCGCGTCGAGCCAGGGCACGTGGGTGATTTCGTCGTATTCGGTCGCGTCGGCCATCGCTGTGCCGCTGACCGGCTGGCTCGCGCGCCGCGTGGGGGAAGTGCGGCTTTTCACGCTTTCCGTGCTGCTCTTCACGATCGCGTCGGCGCTCTGCGGCTTCGCGCAGAACTTCGAGTCGCTGATCGCATTCCGGCTGTTGCAGGGGCTCGTCTCGGGCCCGATGGTGCCGCTTTCGCAGACGATCCTGATGCGCAGCTACCCGCCCGCCAAACGCGGTCTGGCGCTCGGGCTCTGGGCGATGACGGTGATCGTCGCGCCGATCTTCGGGCCGGTCATGGGCGGCTGGATCACCGACAACTACACCTGGCCGTGGATCTTCTACATCAATGTGCCGATCGGCGTGTTCTCCGCCGTCTGCGCGTACTTCCTGCTGCGCGGCCGCGAGACGAAGACCACCCGACAGCGCATCGACGCGATCGGTCTCGCGCTTCTCGTGATCGGCGTGTCGTGTCTGCAGATGATGCTCGATCTCGGCAAGGACCGCGACTGGTTCAACTCGAACTTCATCCTGGCGCTCGCGATCATCGCGGCCGTGTCGCTCGCGTTCATGCTCGCGTGGGAGGCGACCGAGAAAGAGCCGGTCGTCGACTTGTCGCTGTTCAAGGACCGCAACTTCGCGCTCGGCGCGATGATCATCTCGTTCGGCTTCATGGCGTTCTTCGGCTCGGTCGTGATCTTTCCGTTGTGGCTGCAGACGGTGATGGGCTACACGGCCGGGCTCGCCGGCCTGGCGACCGCGCCCGTCGGGCTGCTCGCGCTCGTGCTGTCGCCGATGATCGGGCGCAATATGCACCGGCTCGATTTGCGGATGGTGGCGAGCTTCGCGTTCGTCGTGTTCGCGGTCGTGTCGTACTGGAACTCGACGTTCACGCTCGATGTGCCGTTCAATCACGTGATCCTGCCGCGGCTCGTGCAGGGCATCGGCGTCGCGTGCTTCTTCGTGCCGATGACGACGATCACGCTCTCCAGCATCTCCGACGAGCGGCTCGCAAGCGCGTCGGGCTTGTCGAATTTTCTGCGGACGTTGTCGGGCGCGATCGGCACCGCGGTCAGCACGACGTATTGGGAAAACGACGCGATCTATCACCACGCGGTGCTGGCCGAATCGGTGAGCCAGTATTCACAGAACACCAACGACTTCAGCGGCGCCCTTTCGAATCTCGGGTTTGCCGGCGGCAGTCTCACGGCTCAGCTCAACCAGATCGTCACGACCCAGGGCTACATGATGGCGACCAACGATTTCTTCCGGATTTCGTGCGTCGGCTTCGTTGCGCTCGCGTTGCTGGTCTGGGTCACGAAGCCGCGCAAGGGCGCCGGTCCGGCGATGGGGCACTGAGCCGGTCGGACAAATCCGTGCGCAGCAGCGGTGGCCGCGATGGCGGCGGGGCGAAGCTGCCGGGCCCGCCCGGCTCGCTCGCCGGTGCGGCGGCCGGCGCGCCCGATCCCGCTCTCACGTAGCGCTTGAAGTCCGCGCCCGCCTGCCACGGATTCGGATCGCAGCCGAACATGCTGTCGCAATGCGCGGCAAAGCCGATCGTCGCCGTGCCGTCGTGATTCGGCGTCAGCGTGATTTCGTAGGCGAGCGAGCGGCTGCCGCCGGCCGGCCCCACCGTCTGGATCAGCGAATCAGTGGACGTTTGCAGTGCGTAGCTCGCGTGATTCGCGACCCACGTCCGCGCCCGCTGCCACCAGGCGGCGCATTCCGTCGGCGTTTGGCAAGTAAGCGGTTCGGTGGCGGTCTGCATCGTGTCCGGGCTGACCTGACCGGTCGATGAACAGCCGGAGAGCAGCGCCAGCAGCGCGATCAAAAGCACTCGTTTCATCGGGACTCTCCCCCTTTTGTCCGGCGAATCGCGGACAAATCGAGTGAGCGCGGCGCGATATTTGCGCCGCGCTTCTTGCGATGACACAAGGTTGGACCGTCAACGGCTAAGCGCGTTTCGCGCGCGTCGTTCGTGAGGGCTGCTGAATCCGTGCCTCAAACGCTGAAGCGGTTCAGCGTATAGGCGCGATAGGCGGCGACGAACGCGTCGAACGAACCGACTTCGCTGCGCTCCATCTGGGCTTGCTCGTCGAGTGAGCGTGCGGCAAGCGCGGCAGCTTCGCGCGCGGCTTCCTCCGGGAGCGGGTGCGCTCGGAAGTACGCCGCGTGCGTTTCGCTTTGGGCGCGGCCGAACGCGAGGAAGCTTTGCTGCTTGTCGCGCATCGTTTGCAGCACGCGGGCCGACGGCGTTTTCGATGCGTCGGCGAGCTTGTCGCGCTGCTGCGCGACGGCACGCGCGTGCGCATCGTCGCCGCGCAGCGCATCGAGCGCCTGGGCGGCGAGATCGATCTTCGATAGCAGCTCGGCCGCCCAATCCTGCATCGCCACGGTTTGTCCGTCGCGCGTCAGTTCGAGACCCGGCTTGCGGCCCTCGAGCGTGATGCGGCCGAAATTCGCATTCGCTTCGGCATAGGCGTCGGGCGGCAGGAGCGGGCTGTCGTCGAGTGCGCAGACGAGCAGGTAGGCGTCGAGAAAGCGCGCGGTATCGATCGCGATGCCGGTCGGCTCGAACGGGTCGATGTCGAGGCAGCGCACTTCGACGTACTGCACGCCGCGCGCCGCCAGCGCATGCAGCGGCCGCTCGCCCGGATACGTCACGCGCTTGGGCCGGATCGTCGAGTAGAACTCGTTTTCGATTTGCAGCACGTTCGTGTTGATCTGCACCCATTCGCCATCGCGGTGCGTGCCGATCGCTTCGTAGGGTGGATACGGCTGGCTCACCGCTTTCGCGAGCGCGTCGAGGTAGCCCGGCAGCGTGTTGTAGTCGGCTTGCAGCGCGGCCTGTGCGGTCGTGTTCGAGTAGCCGAGATCGCTCATGCGCAGGCTCGTCGCGTAGGGGCGGTAGAGCGTGTCGGCGTCGAACGCATCGAGCTTGTGCGGCTTGCCGCGCAGGAAGTGGCGATCGAGCGCGGGCGACGCGCCGAACAGATACATCAAGAGCCAGTTCGTGCGGCGGAAGTTGCGGATCAGCGCCAGATATCGTTCGGACTGGAAATCAACGGCGCTTGCCGTCGAGTGCTGGTCCGTGTGGAGCAGACGCCACACGTCGTCGGCGAGCGAATAGTTGTAGTGGATGCCTGCGATGCATTGCATCGTGCGGCCGTAGCGCAGCGCCAGGCCTTTCCGGTAGACGGTCTTGAGCCGGCCGATGTTCGATGTGCCGTACTGGGCGATCGGGATGTCGTCGTCCTCCGGCAGCTGGCCCGGCATCGACAGATTCCAGAGCAACTCGTCGCCGAGCTGGCTGTAGACGAGGCGATGCAGCTCGTCGAGCCGCTCGAGCGTCGTCGCGGGGTCGCGCTCGGCCGGCGTGATCAGCTCGATCAGCGCTTCCGAGTAGTCCGTTGTCAGCGACGGATGCGTGAGCGCCGAGCCGAGCGCGCGCGGATGCGGCGTCATCGCGAGCGCGCCGTCGCGCGTCACGCGCAGGCTCTCCTTCTCGATGCCGCGCAGGCCCTGCGCCAGCACGTCGCGCGCCGCGCCGGAAGTCAGCACGGACAACCGGTGGGACAGTGCAGCGCAATGGTGAGGTGGTTTGGTATTGGACATCGATGCGAACCGGACGGAGACGGGCACCCTGCGCTAAAGCGGGCGCTCGGCCGAAATTTTTGGGTAGCGGGCACTTTAACATTTACCCGACAGGCTCGCTTGAACCCAATGCCAGCAAGGGTTTTCGGGGAATTCAGCGCTTTTCGAGCGGGCTTCTGGCGTCGCTCACGCACGTGCCGGTCAGCCGCCGCGTGCGCCGTTCGCACGGTCCGTCACCTCGTTCCAGAAGTGCATCGCCGCATACGCGCGCCACGGACGCCAGGCCTCGGTGCGTGCGCGCTGAGCGGCGGGCCGCGTGAGCGCGGCGTCGCGCGCGATGATCGATTGCATCAGGACGAGGTCGGCGTGTGGCCAGGCGTCGGCGTCGCGCCACGCGCGCATCGCGACGTACTCGACGGTCCACGGGCCGATGCCAGGCAGCGCCAGCAAGGCCGCGCGCAACGCGGCGGGATCGGCGGGCGCTGCGCTCGCGGCGTCGAGCGGTACCGCGCCCGATGCGACCGCTTGCGCGAATCCCTGCAGCGCGGCCACGCGCTTGCCCGGCATGCCGATCTTTTCCAGATCGGCGCTCGCGAGCGCGGCGGGCGTCGGAAAGCGCCACGCGGTGCCTTCGTGCGGATGGTCGTCGATGCGCTGGCCGGCGCGCGTGACGAGCCGGCCGATGATCGTCGTCGCGGCCTTCACGCTCACCTGCTGACCGACGATGGCCCGCACCACCAGCTCGAAACCCGACCACGCGCCGGGCACGCGCAGGCCGGGCACGGCCTCGACGAGCGGCTTGAGCCACGGATCGCGCGCGAGGTGTCCGCTGATTTCGGCCGGGTTCGCACCGAGATCGAACATTTTCGCGAGATGCGGCGCGAGCGTATTGGCATGCTGGCTCGCGGCGCCCTCGATCGTCGCGACGAGACAATGCTTGCGCGCGTGGCGCCGCACCGTCAGCGTGCCGGCGGCGCCCTGCCATTCGATCGCGCGGCGATAGGCGCCGTCTTCGACCGCTTCGACGCCGGGGCTCGCGCGTCCCGCGAAAAAGCGCAGGACGCGCGGCCAGTCATACGGCGCTTTGAACGGCAGCTCGAGCGTGGCGGATGCCGCGGCGTTCGCAGTGGCGTGTCGGGCGGCGGTGCTCAAGCTGCGTCATCCAGGTCTTCGCTCGCCACGGCCTCGCGCGCGTGCTGCGCTTCGGCTTCGAGCAGTGCCGCCTTGCGCGGCAGCCCCCAGCGATAGCCGGCGAGCGCGCCGCCCTTTTGGATGACGCGATGGCACGGTATCGCGAGCGCGACCGGGTTCGACGCGCACGCGCTTGCCACGGCCCGCACTGCGTTCGGCGAGCCGAGCGCCTCGGCGATCTGCGTGTAGCTGCGCGTCTGTCCGTACGGAATGCGCTGCAGCGCGTCCCACACCCGCTGCCGGAACGCCGTCGACGCGATATCGAGCGGCAAATCGAACGATTGCCGCGTGCCCTGTAGATACGCGTCGATCTGCGTGATGAAAGGCGCGATGCGAGCGGCGTCCTCGATCAGCTCCGCGTTGGCGAGCGTGCTGTGCAGCTCGTCGCTCAGTGCGTCCGCATCGTCGCCAAACGCGATCTTGCAGATCCCCTTGGCCGTAGCGGCGACCAGCACGAAGCCGAGCGTCGTCGGCGCGCTCGCGTAGTACACGCGCAAGCCCGCACCCTTGCGCCGGTAACTCGACGGCGCCATGCCAAGTTCAGTCGCGGCGGTGTCGTAGAGCCGCGACGCCGAGTTGTAGCCCGCGTCGACGGCGGCGCGCGTCACGCCGTCGCCTCGCTGCAAAGCGTCGCGCAACGCCGCGCCGCGCCGTGCCGCCTGGTACTGCCGAGGCGACACGCCCACCACGCGCTTGAAGAGCCGCTGGAGATGGAACGGACTCACGTGAACCGCATCGCTCAACTGCGCGAGCGTGAGGCGCTGCTGGGGATCGGCGTCGAGCGCGGCGCACGCCCGATTTACGATCGCGAGCTCGCGCGGGAGGCCGCCGGGCTGGCAGCGCTTGCAGTCGCGATAACCGGCGGCGCGCGCCTCGTCCACGGTAGCGAAGAAATCGACGTTTTCGCGCCGCGGCTGGCGCGACGCGCACGACGGCCGGCAGAACACGCCGGTCGTTTTCACGGCGTAGAAGAATTCGCCGTCGGCTTGCGCGTCGTGCTCGGCGACAGCGCTCCAGCGTTCGGCATCGGTCGAATAAGCGGTTTTCATCTCGTCCCTCTCGTCCTCGAATCACAGGTAGACGATGTGACTGTAGGCTTCATCTCAAAACACTACGCCCCAGTTCTTGCTCTGTCATTCGACGCACTTGTTTGGCGCACGTTGTGACGGCTTCGTGACGAGATGGCGGGGTGCTAAATCGCGACAGTTTGCCAATTTAACAACTTTTAACGCAAATTTTATTGCGTCGCACCATCCGGTTGTGTATAGTGGTTCCTGTCTCCTCCATGTCTCCTCCTGATATGGATTAAGCCCGTTCCTAGTGAGCGGGCTTTTTTTCGCCTGTACGGTCTGTCTTCTTGCGTGATTCGCCGCTCGCGTCCTCGACGTGCATCGGAACGTTACACGCCGGCGGTAAACTTCAAGTGCCTTTCCCGAAGGAGACACCTCACATGAAGTTCACTATTCGCGAGATCGATCACGTCGTGATTCGCGTCGCCGATCTCGAAGCGATGACCCACTTCTACTGCAGCGTGCTTGGCTGCAAGGTCGAAAAAGAACAGCGCGACATCGGGCTGATTCAGCTTCGCGCCGGCCGCTCGCTGATCGATCTGCTCGCAACCGGCGGGCCGATCGATCGTGCCGACAGCGGCGTGCCCGGTGCGGGCCGCAACATGGATCACTTTTGCCTGCGCGTCGATCCGTTCGATGGCAACGCATTGCGCGCCCATCTTTCCGCCCAAGGCGTCGAGGTGGGTGAACTCGGCCGCCGCTATGGCGCCGACGGCTACGGCCCGTCGCTATATTTGTTCGATCCGGAGCACAACATGGTCGAGCTGAAAGGGCCGCCGGAGGCGGCGCACGTCGTCTAGTTGCCGCGCTTTCCCGCGCATCACGCCTGCGCCGGCGCCTTCAACACGGTCCATTCGATCGCCACCGGATCGGCGTCGGCGCTGCCGAGCCACGCCGCGTGGTCCTGCACCGTCATCTGGAGGCGCATCGTGCGTGCCGCAAGCCGGCCGAGCGCTTCGGCGATGCCTTCGCCGAGCGACCACACGGTGACGTTCGACAACCGCTCGACCTTGCCGCGCACGCCCTGCCACCAGATATCCGACGTCTTGCCGCCGTAGGCGATCACGACGACTTCATTGGAGCGGCCGCTCGCCTTCGAAATGCGCCGCTCGTCGGGCTGGCCGACTTCGATCCACGTTTCGATCGCGCCGGTCAGATCCTTTTGCCAGAGGTCGGGCTCGTCGGTGTCCGACAGCCCCTTGCAGAACTCGAGCCGCTCGTGCGCGAAAAGCGCGAACGCGGTGACGCGCACCATCATCCGCTCGTCGGTCTCCGACGGATGGCGCGCAATCGTCAGCGCGTGATCGCCGTAGTAATGCCGATCCATATCGGCAATTTGCAGTTCTGCTTTGTAGATCGTCGATTTGAGAGCCATGCAGCACCAGATACGACTCGCTCGCGTGCGAGTCAGGAGAATGGAGGCCGGGCGTGGAACGAACCACGCCGCGTGCCGGTGCGGCGCGTTGCGCCAGCGCTTAGGGTTGGCGCGTGATGATACCGAATGAACGCATTCGGCGCGGGAAATTGAACGGAACGGTGGCATGGCGTCGGCATGTGGCAGCGGCGTGTGCCATCAGCGCGACTCGAATTCGGGAATGAGGCCGACCAGCTGAAAAACCGGCTGGAAAAACAGAAAACGGCTTGGCGCATGCCAAGCCGTCCATTTCGAAACGCGTACAAGCACCGCCGGCATCAGGCCGCCGGCAACTCGAGCAAACCGCGATCGCGCCGCGCGAGGCGGCATCGGATCACTGCTTGATGAAGCGGTCGCTCGTCCAGAGACCTTGCGTGTCGCCGTTGCCGGCATTCACGAATTCGACATCGTGGCCAACCACGCGCACGACGCGGAAATCGGAGTGCTCGGGTGTCGACAGACACTCATAGCCCGAGAAATACTGCTGCATTTGCTGCTGCTCGCCGGCTTGACCATGCTGGTAGGCGGAATCGAGTTTGTCTTTCGACAAGCACCCGTAGGAATTCGGCCTGAACTGGAAGGTCTGTGTCGGCTTGATGACCGTGTCTTGTGCTTGCGCCACCGAGGCGGCGGCAAGCAAACCAACGAGTGAGAAGAAAATCCCTGCGCGCTTCATCATGGTCTGCCTCCATGCGGGTTTACTCAGGTTAGCTATGTATTTAACGGCAATAGAAAACCCGCGTCTTTTAATCTAGATCAAACATGAAAAACAACAAGCACATCTTGTGTGCACTCGCAATAGTGGCGAATTGTCGCACCCTGTGCGCAGGACTAGCCTGGGTCTCCGAGCCCTGAAATCTTGCATATCAGCTTCACATCGAATTCAAGCAGTCCGCCTGGATGGCCCACCAGATAAGGCTTTTCGAGTCGCTAGGGAAAATACCCATCAACAATTAAGCTGCTTAATAATTCGAAAAGCGATTTTGCCGCGCCGCACATAAAGTCACTTCCCGCTGTCTTCGTGCGACCCGAAATATGGGGCTGGATACAGAATAAAAAGAATGCCTGCTCGCGCAAGGGTTTTCGCTATGTGCTCGTTATAGCGACTATCGAGCACGTAACATGCCGCCGCGAGGATGATTGATGCAGACGAATATCAGCGAGCGATAGAGCGATACTTCAGCGGCCCGGCGATCGGCAACGAGACGATAGCCCGCGCGCGAAAAATCGCGTTGCATCGTCCGGCGCTTCGTGGATAAATCCCGCTATTCCTCGGAGACTCTCAATGACACTCGCTCATTGGCTGCCGTTTGCGATTGCATCGGCGATCCTGGTTGCCATTCCCGGTCCTACGGTGCTGCTCGTCGTTTCCTATGCGCTCGGCCACGGCCGCCGCTATGCGTTCGCGACCACAGCGGGCGTGGCGCTCGGCGACCTGACGGCGATGACCGCGTCGATGCTGGGCCTCGGCGTGATTCTCGCGGCGTCAGCGGCCTGGTTCACCGCGCTCAAGTGGGTCGGCGCCGTCTATCTGATCTACCTGGGTATCAAGCTCTGGCGCGCGCCGGTCGGCGACCCCGGCGCGGCGGACATCTCCGAGACGCGCACGCGCCGCATCTTCGCGCATGCCTACGCAGTGACGACGCTGAATCCCAAGAGCATCATTTTCTTCGTCGCCTTCGTGCCGCAGTTCATCGACACGCACGTCGCCGTCTGGCCCCAGATCGTGATTTTTGAGGCGACCTTCATCGTGCTCGCGACGCTCAACGCGTTCGGCTATGCGTTGCTCGCGTCGAGCGCGCGGCGCGCGATCCGCAGCACCAACGTGCAACGCGCGGTGAACCGCGGCGGCGGGACGTTGCTGATTTGCGCGGCGGTGTTTGCCGCGGCGTGGAAAAAGGCCGCGGCGTAGTCGACGGCGAGGCGCGTCGCGATCGTCGCGTAGCCGCGGCCTTGCGCGCTCGACGCGATGATGATCTGGAATTCGCCGCGCCGGTGAATGTAGTCCAGTTCGATCAGCTCGACGAGCCCGACCGTTTCGCCGGCGGCGTCGATCACGACAAAGCGCCGCTCGCGCTGGTCGTGCACGTGCTGGTCGTAAAGCTGCGACAGCTCCGAGAAGGTTTCATAGGGTTCCTCGAACCAGTAACGCATGATTTTCGCGTCGTTGAGATGCTGGGCGCGCGGCTGAGGGCGGCGCGCCGAGCCAGGCGCCGCGCGGGGAGTGCAGGCGAGCTCGTGGCGGATTGCCGCAGGCCCGCCGCATGTGCGTATTCGAGGCATAAACGGAAGTGAGGTCGAGCCCACTCACCCATACCGGAATCGCAAACTATCGGCGGCGGAGCGAGCCTAAAATGGGATGACGTTTTTGTAGTACAGCGATGCGGAGGCCATCGTGATCGAGCACCTGATACTTGGCGCATTTCTTGTCCTGCCCTTATTGATCGTCGCGTTCCTGTTTTCGGACGAGCTGTGGCAGGAACACCGACAGCAAGCGCAAAGCGAGGATGCGCGGCGAATCGACTGGCGTCATCCGTTACGCAGTCTGTTGCACCGGCACTGAGGTCAGGCTGCATTGACCGCAGTCGCTTGCAGTCGTCGGTTCGAAGCGGCGAACCTACGCTGCCGCTTCCTATCAATCGATAGACTGCTCGTTGCTTAGTGTGATTGAAGCCGCTCGGATATTTCCCGAGCGGTGCGGCGCGTGGCGTCGATGAATTGCGCTTCGCGCCCGATGGCGCGCGTCGACGGCGCCATCAGCGTGATCGTCGCGGCGCTCGGACTTGCACGCGTCGAGCGATGGAAGACGGGTGCGCTCACACCCCACACGCCCGGGTCCACTTCGCCGTTGCTCACGACGTAGCCGTCGGAGCGGATGCGCTCGAGTTGCGTGTCCGCCTCGGCGCGGCCAGCGGCGTCGCCGGCGTAGACGTCATCGAGAATGTCGCTGCGGCGGCGCTCGCCCATGAACGCGAGCAGCGACTTCGCCGACGCGCCCGCTTTCAGCGGCACCGCTCTGCCTTTCTCGAACGAACAGCGCAGCGATTGCGAGCTCTCGACCATGTCGAGACACACCGCCTGATCCTTGACTGCCACCACGAGGCCGACGCTTTCCTGCGAAATCCGCGCGAGCTTTTGCATGGCTTCGCGGCTCGCTTCGACGAGGTGCGAGCCGAGATCGAAGCTCAGCGCGAGTTGGAGGCTGACGGGGCCGGGCGCATAGCGGCCGGCGTCTTCGGAGACGAAGCCCCAGCGCTTGAGCATCGCGATCTGCCGGTAGAGCGTGCTCTGCGCGAGGCCGGTGTGCGCCACCAGCTCCTTCACGGTCATCGGGCGCCCGTGATGCGCGAGCGATGCGAGCACGTGAAGAATCCGCTCGGCGCCTGTGTTCGATTTGTCCTGCATGGGCTGGCGTCCCTCGACTTTCGATGAAGCCAAGCATGCCCCACTATTCCCGCCCATACAAAGTCAAATTCCCGTGGCGCGAGAATCGATGCACAAGGTTTACCCAGCGTGGCGGATATGGGCGGATCGATGGCGGAGGAAGCGGGTCGACACGACGAAACCACAAAGCCGTGCACGCGAAAACAGCGTAGAGATCGACAGCGGGTTTTCATGTAGACAAATGTTCGACGCAAAGTCTCTCGTCGCACATTCGCTTTAACGGCACCCGCGCACGATGTCTCCATGCGCGAACCAGGTCTCGGTCAGCGCATGTGGGAGGACCGATTAGCCCGCCGCGAGCGGGCTTCTTTTTAGCGTTTCAGCCCATGCCATGCTGTCGTTGAAAAACGTGCCGATGCTAAAGCGTGACAGCAAAGATTGGCGCTCGTTAACCCTATCAGGATGCGCCCGGACGCAGTATTCTCATGCGCATAGCATGACGTAACGAGGGAGCAACCATGGACGAGACAGTGGTCGGCATGGCGATAGGAATCTCGGTCTTGGTATTGGCGGTCATCTTTATTGCAGGGCACTACCGTCGCGAGCGGCTGCGCAGCCGTATCGTCGACAGCCTGCACGGGCATCGGCTGTATGACTTCACTCGGTCGCGACGCTGATCACCGGCCTTCGCCGATTTCCTCGACGCGCTTTCGTTACGCCGCGTCGGCTCCATCCCGCGCTATGGCAGTCGATGCGTGACGGCGCGAGCCGCTATTTGCCCAGCTCGTAACCCACCACACCGCCGACGACCGCGCCGCCGACCGTGCCTGCTGTGCTGTGGTGCGTGAGTTCATTGCCGGCGACCCCGCCCACCGCGGCCCCGCCGAGCGTGCAGCCGCCGAACAACACCAGCATGGCGATTGCGCCGGCTATTCCGAATTGCTTGAGTCGTTGCATGACTGTCCCCTTTTTGCTTAGCCCTTGCCGATACGAGGGAAGAAGCAAAGGTCGTACCGCTTGAGCATGTGGCTCTAGAAGCGTTACGGGCGGGGCACTCAGCGGGCGCTATGGCGCGCTGCGCACTTCAAGGCAACACACTGGTCTGCAATATTCACTCGCCGCCTGCGCTAATTTCTAGGGTCTGTCGTTTTTCCACTTGGATAGCTCCTATGCTGGATGGGCCAGCGTTAAGGCGTCTTGTCGCGAACCAATGCGCAGCCGAAAAGGAGACACGTCATGCGTATGATTTTTAACATCAGGATTCCGAATCAACCATTTAACACGCTCGTCCTCGAAGGGACCGCGGGCGATGTGATCAGAAGAATCATCGAGGAATGCCAGCCCGAGGCAATCTATTTCACCGAGCAGGACGGCGCCCGAGGCGCCATTGCCGTCTTTGAGATTCCGACCGCGAGCGACATTCCGCGCCTCGCCGAACCCTGGTTTCTCAAGCTCGACGCGACGTGCCAGGTTCAGATCGCGATGACGCTCGACGATCTTCAGAAAGCGGGTCTCGATAAGCTCGGGGCCAAATGGAAGAGCTAACGCGAAACGCTCGTCATCCGGCCCGCTTCAAAGCGCCAGCGAGAATGGCGCTCGCTGTATAGCGCGAGGCAAAACGAAAAATGGCTTTTGCTCCAACGAGTTGGATGAAAGCTCCCGAGGTTATCCACAGTTCTGTGCACGGATTTTGTGGATAAGCGGGTTGAGACGTGTTGAGTAGATCGGTCTCGGGTTTCAAATCTGAAACGATCGACAACGGTGTGAGATGTGGCGC comes from Trinickia violacea and encodes:
- a CDS encoding IclR family transcriptional regulator; the protein is MQDKSNTGAERILHVLASLAHHGRPMTVKELVAHTGLAQSTLYRQIAMLKRWGFVSEDAGRYAPGPVSLQLALSFDLGSHLVEASREAMQKLARISQESVGLVVAVKDQAVCLDMVESSQSLRCSFEKGRAVPLKAGASAKSLLAFMGERRRSDILDDVYAGDAAGRAEADTQLERIRSDGYVVSNGEVDPGVWGVSAPVFHRSTRASPSAATITLMAPSTRAIGREAQFIDATRRTAREISERLQSH
- the sap1 gene encoding surface attachment protein Sap1; translation: MMKRAGIFFSLVGLLAAASVAQAQDTVIKPTQTFQFRPNSYGCLSKDKLDSAYQHGQAGEQQQMQQYFSGYECLSTPEHSDFRVVRVVGHDVEFVNAGNGDTQGLWTSDRFIKQ
- a CDS encoding glycine zipper 2TM domain-containing protein, encoding MLVLFGGCTLGGAAVGGVAGNELTHHSTAGTVGGAVVGGVVGYELGK
- a CDS encoding YaeQ family protein, encoding MALKSTIYKAELQIADMDRHYYGDHALTIARHPSETDERMMVRVTAFALFAHERLEFCKGLSDTDEPDLWQKDLTGAIETWIEVGQPDERRISKASGRSNEVVVIAYGGKTSDIWWQGVRGKVERLSNVTVWSLGEGIAEALGRLAARTMRLQMTVQDHAAWLGSADADPVAIEWTVLKAPAQA
- a CDS encoding LysE family translocator, coding for MTLAHWLPFAIASAILVAIPGPTVLLVVSYALGHGRRYAFATTAGVALGDLTAMTASMLGLGVILAASAAWFTALKWVGAVYLIYLGIKLWRAPVGDPGAADISETRTRRIFAHAYAVTTLNPKSIIFFVAFVPQFIDTHVAVWPQIVIFEATFIVLATLNAFGYALLASSARRAIRSTNVQRAVNRGGGTLLICAAVFAAAWKKAAA
- a CDS encoding panthothenate synthetase; translation: MRMIFNIRIPNQPFNTLVLEGTAGDVIRRIIEECQPEAIYFTEQDGARGAIAVFEIPTASDIPRLAEPWFLKLDATCQVQIAMTLDDLQKAGLDKLGAKWKS